In Juglans microcarpa x Juglans regia isolate MS1-56 chromosome 8D, Jm3101_v1.0, whole genome shotgun sequence, the following are encoded in one genomic region:
- the LOC121242164 gene encoding uncharacterized protein LOC121242164, which translates to MKAAQSRQKSYLDKRHRQLEFEVGDKIGLVAYRVALPPAFSRVHNVFHVSMLRKYIHDPTHVIDHEPLQIQEDMTYTEEPVRILDRKEQVLRTRTIPLVKVLWNNHAIREVSWKFEEDMRVKYPHLFEENFYSLYQIPRTEFL; encoded by the exons atgaaagcagctcaaagcaGACAAAAGAGTTATCTAGATAAACGTCATCGCCAGttagagtttgaggttggagataaG ATTGGACTAGTGGCATACAGGGTGGCCCTACCACCGGCATTCTCACGAGTGCATAACGTGTTTCATGTGTCTATGTTGAGGAAGTACATCCATGACCCCACCCACGTTATAGATCATGAACCCCTTCAGATTCAAGAGGATATGACCTACACCGAAGAACCAGTGCGGATTTTGGACAGGAAGGAGCAAGTATTACGGACTCGAACCATCCCTTTGGTTAAAGTattgtggaataatcatgctatcagGGAAGTATCTTGGAAATTCGAGGAAGATATGCGAGTTAAGTATCCTCACCTGTTCGAAGAGAATTTTTATAGCTTGTACcaaattccgaggacggaatttttgtaa